GATAGAGTCTCGGCCCCCTTTGGTCCGCCGGACATCCTGATCCACGCGGCAGGGGTGAACACGCGGCAACCCGCGGATCAGGTCACGGCTGAGGGCTGGGACCAGACAATTGCTCTCAACCTCTCGGCGCCATTCTTCCTTAGCCAAGCTCTGGTGCCAGCGATGAAGGACCGGGGCTGGGGGCGGATCGTCAATTTCGCCTCGCTCCAGACCTCCCGCGCCTTTCCCGGTGGCATGTCCTATGGCGCCAGCAAAGGCGGGATCGGCCAGCTGACCCGCGCCATGGCTGAGGCGTGGTCGTCTTTCGGCATCACTGCCAATGCCATCGGACCCGGTTTTTTCCCCACTGAACTGACGCAGGCTGTGTTCGAAGACGACGCCCGCGCCGCCCGCAACGCCGCGCAAACCTGCATCGGCCGCAACGGTCTGATGGAGGATCTCGACGGGCCGCTCTTGTTCCTGTGTTCGGAGGCGTCGGCCTATGTCACCGGGCAGCTCCTGATGGTTGATGGAGGGTTCACAGCGA
The nucleotide sequence above comes from Phaeobacter inhibens DSM 16374. Encoded proteins:
- a CDS encoding SDR family NAD(P)-dependent oxidoreductase, which codes for MADPRALFDLTGHTACITGASSGLGRRAAIALAAAGAQVVAVARRAEALESLCAEIRTSAAHVTADVADRSTLDTLRDRVSAPFGPPDILIHAAGVNTRQPADQVTAEGWDQTIALNLSAPFFLSQALVPAMKDRGWGRIVNFASLQTSRAFPGGMSYGASKGGIGQLTRAMAEAWSSFGITANAIGPGFFPTELTQAVFEDDARAARNAAQTCIGRNGLMEDLDGPLLFLCSEASAYVTGQLLMVDGGFTAK